From the genome of Prunus persica cultivar Lovell chromosome G8, Prunus_persica_NCBIv2, whole genome shotgun sequence:
TCATACTATGATTGAACAAAACTTATTATGTGGATCATATTTACATCAATCGAATACAAAGAGGCTCGTCAACTCTTCAGTTGAAACTGCCCATTTCATCACATCCTCACCCTTTGGAACAAGCCTCAGCCCTGACAGTACATCAATCCCACCAGAAGCACCATGTACCTGACCTGCATATGTTCTCGAATCAATCTCGCCTTCGAAGAAAAGACTGAGCAGATTGTTGAAAAACCCAGTGAGTTTAGTCCCTACATTGTGATTCTTCACAGGCCTACCAATCTCCTCAGGCTTAGCAATTGGGTTATTAAGATTCCAGAACATCAAATGTGGCACATTAAAATACCCTCTCTTTCTGTAATTATCCAAGGCCTCCTTAAAATCCCGCACCCAATTGTTCCTAGAGGCCTTCTCAAAATCCCTGTATGTGAACACAAAAATCCTTTTAGGAACCTTGGCATTACCCTCAGCGATGGCAATCTGCAGAAATTGAATgtaaatatttgaaaaatccACCATCTCAGCACACTCTATCTGTCTCATGAACTCACATTTGGACTTAAGATTGTCTCCTTCAATTTTGTGCAGCCTTGGGAAATCGCTGAACGAGAAAACAGAACCTTGCCATGGTTTTTCGCTGAGCTCCGAAACCAACAACCCCATTGAAATGCAAACCATCTCCTTCAATGTCCCTCTCTTGCTCTCCGGGAGATCACACACTGCAATACAATTCCTGAGCTTCCCTGTGTTCTGCAACTCGTGGACTAATCTCTGCCATTGAAGTCTGCAATCTCATCATCACAGCCGCCATGTTCCTTCTCCAATGAGGCCACCACCTGGTGAGGAAGATTTAGCTGGTCACCAAAGCACATGTTGAAAATAGTTTTCTTTCGTAAAAGCATGTCCACAAGCTTCATGCAAATGTTGAATGACAATTTGCTTTCATCATAGCCTCCACCAACACCACAACCAATGATCTTCCTGTAGATTTCCAAAGCAATCAGCGCCTTGCGGTTCttgaatgatgatgatgacttCTTGTTCTGTTTTGCAGCCGTTGAGCACTCCAATGCCTTGCGCAGGGGGCTAAGTACTTGTTTCCTCAATCGATCACGAACCCTATAAGAATAATGAGCTTCTTCAACATCTTTGTACTCTTCAAAATTATGGCGTGGAAACATTTTCTTTGCTATGTTTTCGCATATCAAAGTTTCTCTGTCGTAAGACGAATCAATCGAAGGACATAATTTGGAAACAGAGCTGATTTTTTCAATCTCACCCGACTCCAAAGACAATAAATCTGATGTCAGTATTTCCACAAACACCTCGGATACAATATCGTGCAACAACCGATATTCTGGGTCGTTTTGGTACCTATCAACGGCGCTCTTCGCTCTTGCAAtgcgaacttctctgacatcTGTGACTGGTGTgatctcttccttctctttctcctccttttcctttgcttcATCTATGCACCAATCGCAGGACCAATAGCGGGGCCAATAGCAATAGCTCTTCCTAAGTTTTtgtctctcttcctcctcctttttctttgcttcatCTATGGGTATCTGCAAAACCCTATAAAGAATCTCCAATAGATCTTTTAACCAAACCAATTCCACAAAAACCTTGAGATTCAAGGCCAAGGTTAGAGGGTGGTTTTTGTGGAGCCACACGAGGGATTTGTAAAAGGCTTCTTTGTTGGGCCTCCCCGCCATTCTCAGGCAAAATATGAGCTTGAGAGTTGTGAGAGGATCATGGTCCCATGCCATTGCTTCATCAGGGTTTTCTCGGGATTTATCAGAGTATATAGTGGCCTGGAAGAAGAATTCAAGGCAGGGGTTTAAGGGTGcgtttgaagaaaaagaccGGCCTTTAACCAGTGGGGGGTTTTCTTCATGGGGTTTGATGATGGTGGAAATGGGGTGGTCAAGGTGGAGCTCCGGTGGGCCCAGAAGACAAGCTGGAGGAACCATGATTAGGGTCTAGGGTGGGTAGAACGACTACACAGTCGGATCGGATCGATGGGTTCTGGTTTTAGAAAGATTTGTGGCTTATTTATTGGATGAAATTACTTGGTCATCAAGTATACTGTATGTTATGATAACATAACCAAGCTTGGCCATCATCATCTGttgtttttttcaatttatccaagctaatttgtaatttattttactgaaattaatttgttaacttttttattgcaattaaTACGCTAAAATTGTTGCAAGTCAAagatttctttcttattttttttttttgttttccattctaGTGCCCATTTTGAAACAATAAAGCCATTTAAATaacataagcaattaaataatttcTAATTCAGCCATTTAATGATAATCATAACATTGGACATGACAGGTCAtgagtatatatatgttaattaAATTCCAACTAAGAGCGTCTCTAATAGTAGTAGCAAATTAAAGTTTGTTGATctatgtggcaatttgaaaaGGTTTATTTGCTACTTGAATAAGTTTTGCTCCAACTGacttttcaattcaattaatgcaatatcatgaaaaatatgaaaatatgtgaaaattgtctatgtatttattatatggaaaggaaaaatgcattttttcaacattttcaaagtgagttttgtttttccaaagtaaaattaaatgttttgaagAGCCAAATTCAACTTATCAGTcatgaagagagagatacaTACTAAATCGAACCCGAAACTTAAGGGCCCGTTTGataactattttatttttagtttttagtttttattttttgtgctagagtataaaggaaaatgagagtgagaacGAGCGATAGTTgatataatgaaaaataaaaactaaaattgaaatggttatcaaacagaACCTAAGTAATTAGATTTAGATGAAAAGTTGATATAATTGTGAAATTTGTTTTCCATTAACAATTATATGCCTGATATAAATCCACATTTCAGAATATAATGACCATTAAAATGTATTGAAAGATGTTAGCTAGCTAATGGTACAGAAAATCAACCAAGTCTCTATCTGTACATGTCATCCTtggtaaaaattgaaaacaaaacccaaagaaaagattcatattattattgaaCAAAACTTATTACAATATGTTGATCATATTTACATCAGTCGAATATAAAGAGGCTCGTCAACTCTTCATTTGAAAGTGCCCATTCCATTACATCTTCAACCTTTGGAGCAAACCTCTGGAGTGACACAAGATCAATCCCATAAACAGCATGTCCTTGAGCAACCCGAGCTGCATGTGTTCCTGGATTCGATTCTCCGTTGCAGAAAAGACTGAGCAGAGTGTTGGAAAACCCAGTGATGATCATCCCTGCATTGTGATTCTTTACAACATGGCTACCAATGACCTCAGGCTCAGCAATTGAGCCcctcaaattccaaaacaccaACTGTGGCACATATGCATACCCTCTCTTACTGTAATTCTTCACAGCCTCCCTATAATCCAGGACCCAATCATTCTTAGAGGCCTTGTCAAATTCCCTGTATGTGAACACAAAAATGCTTTTAGGCATCTTGGCATTGCTCAGCTTCTCCGTTGTGGCGATATGCAGAACTCCATTGTAAATCTTTGAAAAATCCACCTTCTCCGCACACACTATGTTCCTCATGAACTCACATCTGGACTTGAGATTGTCTCCTTTGATTTTGTGCAGCCTTGGGAAATCGCTGAATGGGAAAACGGAACCTTGCCATGGTTTTTCACTGAGGTCCGAAGCCAACAACCCCATTGAAATGCAAACCATCTCCTTCAATGACCCTCTCCTGCTCTCCGGGACATCACACACTGCAATACAATTCCTGAGCTTCCCTTTGTTCCACAACTGTTGCACTAGTCTCCGCCATTGAACCACGGCAATCTCATTAGCACCGTACTGATCCTTCTCCAATGAGGCCACCACATGGTGAGGAAGCTTTAGTCCATCACCAAAGCACatgttgaaaatatatttctttggtAATAGCATGTTCACGAGCTTCATGTAACacttgaatttcaatttgctTTCATCGCGGCCTCCACCATCACCACAACCAATGATCTTGCTGTAGATTTCCAAAGCAATCAGCGCCTTGCATTTCGTGGACAATGATGATGACTGGTTGTTCTGTTTCACAGCCGGTAAGCACTCCAATGCCTTGCGCAGGGGGCTAAGTACTTGTTTCCTCAATCGATCACGAACCCTATAAGCATAATGAGCTTCTTCAACATCTTTGTACTCTCCAAAATTATGGCGTGGAAACATTCTCCTTGCTATGTTTTCACATATCAAAGTTTTTCTGTCGTAAGACGAATCAATAGAAGGACAGAATCTGGAAATAGAGCTGATCTTTTCAATCTCACAGCACTTCAAAGACAATAAATCCGATGTCAGCATTTCCACAAACACCTCGGATACACGATCATGCAAGTATCGATATTCTAAATCGTTTTGATACCTATCAACCGCACTTTTAGCCCTGGCAATGTGAACATCTGTGACATCTGTAACTGTTTTgctctcttcc
Proteins encoded in this window:
- the LOC18767102 gene encoding uncharacterized protein LOC18767102, giving the protein MVPPACLLGPPELHLDHPISTIIKPHEENPPLVKGRSFSSNAPLNPCLEFFFQATIYSDKSRENPDEAMAWDHDPLTTLKLIFCLRMAGRPNKEAFYKSLVWLHKNHPLTLALNLKVFVELVWLKDLLEILYRVLQIPIDEAKKKEEEERQKLRKSYCYWPRYWSCDWCIDEAKEKEEKEKEEITPVTDVREVRIARAKSAVDRYQNDPEYRLLHDIVSEVFVEILTSDLLSLESGEIEKISSVSKLCPSIDSSYDRETLICENIAKKMFPRHNFEEYKDVEEAHYSYRVRDRLRKQVLSPLRKALECSTAAKQNKKSSSSFKNRKALIALEIYRKIIGCGVGGGYDESKLSFNICMKLVDMLLRKKTIFNMCFGDQLNLPHQVVASLEKEHGGCDDEIADFNGRD
- the LOC18766261 gene encoding uncharacterized protein LOC18766261, which produces MAPSVCLRGPPELQLYHPTTTIQICQGQSSSSNPCLEFFKATTYSDKPQQNPPVYQQQKDLTEYEAEAWKHDPLTTLKLIFCLRMVGRPNKEAFYKSLLWIHKNHPLTLALNLKVFAQLGWFKDVLEILYRVLQKSIDEAKEKEEEESQKEYWKKRTNYCQKPSKRNYWSDSEEGESDEEEDDESNEEEDSDEEEEEGEKEESKTVTDVTDVHIARAKSAVDRYQNDLEYRYLHDRVSEVFVEMLTSDLLSLKCCEIEKISSISRFCPSIDSSYDRKTLICENIARRMFPRHNFGEYKDVEEAHYAYRVRDRLRKQVLSPLRKALECLPAVKQNNQSSSLSTKCKALIALEIYSKIIGCGDGGGRDESKLKFKCYMKLVNMLLPKKYIFNMCFGDGLKLPHHVVASLEKDQYGANEIAVVQWRRLVQQLWNKGKLRNCIAVCDVPESRRGSLKEMVCISMGLLASDLSEKPWQGSVFPFSDFPRLHKIKGDNLKSRCEFMRNIVCAEKVDFSKIYNGVLHIATTEKLSNAKMPKSIFVFTYREFDKASKNDWVLDYREAVKNYSKRGYAYVPQLVFWNLRGSIAEPEVIGSHVVKNHNAGMIITGFSNTLLSLFCNGESNPGTHAARVAQGHAVYGIDLVSLQRFAPKVEDVMEWALSNEELTSLFIFD